A region of Jonquetella anthropi DSM 22815 DNA encodes the following proteins:
- the trfA gene encoding plasmid replication initiator TrfA: MTDDSKNRDFVKTEPEESADEVANFFDELERLIEKYRVKTPKIAGLYEDVVKQVKDGCEQDKGSVKRLVAIVKEPQLGKITLPKIAEGHCATPIQILRTSLFGLVRSGRRKVLQKTCYKKNGCEVSYIGIELDQKDLDTWMGFMHFYRERADHNGCVSVSIYEFLKQLGLSNSGSNHKILKESLKRLTSGAAA; encoded by the coding sequence ATGACCGACGATAGCAAAAACAGAGATTTTGTCAAGACCGAACCAGAAGAATCAGCGGACGAAGTGGCCAATTTTTTTGATGAGTTGGAGCGCTTAATCGAAAAGTACCGCGTCAAGACGCCAAAAATAGCTGGCCTCTACGAAGACGTCGTGAAACAGGTGAAAGACGGCTGCGAACAAGACAAGGGGTCTGTTAAGCGGCTTGTGGCTATCGTCAAAGAACCCCAACTTGGGAAGATCACTCTACCTAAGATCGCAGAAGGTCACTGCGCAACACCTATACAAATTCTTAGGACGTCTTTGTTCGGCTTAGTGAGATCCGGCCGTCGAAAGGTATTACAGAAGACATGCTATAAAAAGAACGGCTGTGAAGTAAGTTACATTGGTATCGAATTGGATCAAAAAGATCTGGACACCTGGATGGGCTTCATGCATTTTTACCGTGAACGAGCCGATCATAACGGCTGCGTCAGTGTGTCCATTTACGAGTTTTTAAAGCAACTGGGTTTATCTAACTCTGGTTCAAATCACAAAATCTTAAAAGAAAGCCTTAAGCGACTAACTTCTGGTGCCGCCGCGTAG